The Tamandua tetradactyla isolate mTamTet1 chromosome 18, mTamTet1.pri, whole genome shotgun sequence genome contains a region encoding:
- the ZBTB14 gene encoding zinc finger and BTB domain-containing protein 14 yields MEFFISMSETIKYNDDDHKTLFLKTLNEQRLEGEFCDIAIVVEDVKFRAHRCVLAACSTYFKKLFKKLEVDSSSVIEIDFLRSDIFEEVLNYMYTAKISVKKEDVNLMMSSGQILGIRFLDKLCSQKRDVSSPDENNGQSKSKYCLKINRPIGDAADTQDDDVEEIGDQDDSPSDDTVEGTPPSQEDGKSPTTTLRVQEAILKELGSEEVRKVNCYGQEVESMETPESKDLGSQTPQALAFNDGMSEVKDEQTPGWTTAASDMKFEYLLYGHHREQIACQACGKTFSDEGRLRKHEKLHTADRPFVCEMCTKGFTTQAHLKEHLKIHTGYKPYSCEVCGKSFIRAPDLKKHERVHSNERPFACHMCDKAFKHKSHLKDHERRHRGEKPFVCGSCTKAFAKASDLKRHENNMHSERKQVTPSAMQSETEQLQAAAMAAEAEQQLETIACS; encoded by the coding sequence gaGTTTTTCATCAGTATGTCTGAAACCATCAAATATAATGACGATGATCATAAAACTCTGTTCCTGAAAACGTTAAATGAACAGCGCCTGGAAGGAGAATTCTGCGATATTGCTATCGTGGTTGAAGATGTGAAATTCAGAGCCCACAGATGTGTACTTGCCGCCTGCAGCACCTACTTTAAAAAGCTCTTCAAGAAGCTTGAAGTCGATAGCTCTTCCGTCATAGAAATAGATTTTCTTCGTTCCGACATATTCGAAGAGGTCCTGAACTACATGTACACGGCGAAGATTTCTGTGAAAAAAGAAGATGTTAACCTCATGATGTCATCAGGGCAGATCCTCGGCATCCGGTTTTTGGATAAACTCTGTTCTCAAAAGCGTGATGTTTCCAGTCCCGATGAAAACAACGGCCAGTCCAAAAGTAAGTATTGCCTGAAAATAAACCGCCCCATCGGGGATGCCGCCGACACGCAGGACGACGACGTGGAAGAGATCGGGGACCAGGACGACAGTCCTTCCGACGACACGGTGGAAGGCACCCCCCCAAGTCAGGAGGACGGCAAGTCGCCCACGACCACGCTCAGGGTTCAGGAGGCAATTTTGAAAGAGCTGGGGAGTGAGGAGGTCCGCAAAGTGAACTGCTACGGCCAGGAAGTGGAATCCATGGAGACCCCGGAATCCAAAGACTTGGGCTCGCAGACCCCTCAAGCCTTAGCGTTCAACGACGGCATGAGCGAAGTGAAGGACGAACAGACGCCGGGCTGGACGACGGCCGCCAGCGACATGAAGTTCGAGTACCTGCTGTACGGCCACCACCGGGAGCAGATCGCCTGCCAGGCGTGCGGGAAGACGTTCTCGGACGAAGGCCGCCTGCGGAAGCACGAGAAGCTGCACACGGCGGACAGGCCGTTCGTGTGCGAAATGTGCACCAAAGGCTTCACCACGCAGGCCCACCTGAAAGAGCACCTCAAAATCCACACGGGCTACAAGCCGTACAGCTGCGAGGTGTGCGGGAAGTCGTTCATCCGTGCCCCGGACTTGAAGAAGCACGAGCGGGTTCACAGCAACGAGAGGCCCTTCGCGTGCCACATGTGCGACAAGGCCTTCAAGCACAAGTCCCACCTCAAGGACCACGAGAGACGACACCGGGGGGAAAAGCCTTTCGTGTGCGGCTCCTGCACCAAGGCCTTCGCCAAGGCGTCGGATCTGAAAAGGCACGAGAACAATATGCACAGCGAGAGGAAGCAGGTGACCCCTAGCGCCATGCAGAGCGAGACAGAGCAGCTGCAGGCAGCGGCCATGGCGGCCGAGGCCGAGCAGCAGCTGGAGACGATAGCGTGTAGCTGA